One window of the Nocardia huaxiensis genome contains the following:
- a CDS encoding bifunctional serine/threonine-protein kinase/ABC transporter substrate-binding protein, with product MLRAGEVFAGYVIERWLGDGDLGESYLARHMRLPRHVVIQLLHPEFGADAQVRARFEQEAEQAARLDHPNVVPVPDCGFEGDRLWIVSPYIDGADASSAVAMLPPVGAVHIVAEVAAALDYAHAAGVLHRDVRPATIVLARPAPGYGARILLSNFGIGFLRGETTALPWSGMRTGALGCVSPEQLSGQGAEPRSDQYSLACCLYWLLSGSAPFEGVHAAEVIDGHLHRPPPSVSARRSMVPAAMDEVLARALAKDPAERFGSCAEFAAEAARVLTEAPAAVAKASSGPVAANVEKRLAQVNSKYMQARAAARRAMPEPDRQGRGRLVAGAIVLVVLLGAVVGIAWLDEDSGTNAPAESGTVAATPTSGGAPRGASLEAMPPDSGFTPLSLIDPRGQAVPDVTAGPYPADFGTGATCAPASIAMAGALAGEYQLSGRSVLGGIRLALDHFTRANPGCPVSIREFDTGGMPATAAQIVPNLAADPSTLAVIGPVFSAETLAAGTTLNDAGLPFLTPSAGGSALTTAGWHGFLRGTASTDVQASALGGYLTTTAHYGRVCVLSDGTESGLSLAQGITSAAGGIVDQSCSAALPPGADPAALIATIAAAAPDAIVYGGYASAAAPMLLSLRAAGITAPFLAGDDAFDPAFTHAVGDAGKGSVLACACAPVTAGFRADYTAATGESPGIYAAEAYDLTAIVLRGIASGHTTRADLLTYLRAYRGTGIAHSYGWTETGEPADPRIWLYRAG from the coding sequence ATGCTGCGCGCTGGAGAGGTTTTCGCGGGGTACGTCATCGAGCGCTGGCTCGGTGACGGCGATCTGGGTGAGTCGTATCTGGCTCGGCACATGCGATTGCCACGACATGTCGTGATCCAGCTGCTGCACCCGGAATTCGGTGCGGATGCGCAGGTCCGGGCCCGCTTCGAGCAGGAGGCCGAGCAGGCGGCGCGGCTGGATCATCCGAATGTGGTGCCGGTGCCGGACTGCGGGTTCGAGGGTGACCGGTTGTGGATCGTCTCCCCGTACATCGATGGGGCGGACGCGTCGAGTGCGGTCGCCATGCTGCCGCCCGTGGGGGCCGTGCACATTGTCGCGGAGGTGGCGGCGGCGCTCGACTACGCGCATGCGGCCGGTGTGCTGCACCGCGATGTGCGACCGGCGACCATCGTGCTGGCGCGGCCGGCACCCGGATACGGGGCGCGAATCCTGCTGTCGAACTTCGGCATCGGGTTCCTGCGCGGGGAGACGACGGCGCTGCCGTGGAGCGGGATGCGGACCGGCGCGCTGGGTTGCGTGTCGCCGGAACAATTGTCGGGGCAGGGGGCCGAGCCGCGGTCGGATCAGTACTCCCTCGCATGCTGTCTGTACTGGCTGTTGAGTGGGTCGGCGCCGTTCGAGGGGGTGCATGCCGCCGAGGTGATCGACGGGCACCTGCACCGCCCGCCGCCCTCGGTGAGTGCCCGGCGGTCGATGGTGCCCGCGGCCATGGACGAGGTGCTGGCGCGCGCCCTGGCCAAGGATCCGGCCGAAAGATTCGGGTCCTGTGCGGAATTCGCCGCCGAGGCGGCGCGAGTATTGACCGAAGCCCCGGCAGCGGTCGCCAAGGCATCGTCCGGGCCGGTGGCGGCGAATGTGGAAAAGCGCCTGGCGCAGGTGAATTCGAAGTACATGCAGGCGCGGGCGGCCGCGCGCCGGGCAATGCCCGAGCCGGATCGTCAGGGCCGGGGACGGCTGGTGGCGGGGGCGATCGTGCTGGTCGTGCTGCTCGGCGCGGTGGTTGGAATCGCCTGGCTGGATGAGGATTCGGGGACGAACGCCCCGGCCGAATCGGGTACGGTCGCGGCCACGCCGACCTCCGGCGGCGCGCCGCGCGGCGCGAGCCTCGAGGCGATGCCCCCCGATTCCGGCTTCACGCCGCTGTCGCTGATCGATCCCCGGGGGCAGGCGGTGCCGGATGTGACCGCCGGACCGTATCCGGCCGACTTCGGCACGGGAGCGACCTGCGCTCCGGCGAGCATCGCCATGGCGGGTGCGCTCGCGGGCGAATACCAGCTGTCGGGACGCAGTGTGCTCGGCGGGATTCGGCTGGCGCTCGATCACTTCACCCGCGCGAATCCGGGCTGCCCCGTGTCGATCCGGGAGTTCGACACCGGCGGAATGCCCGCCACCGCCGCGCAGATCGTGCCGAACCTGGCGGCGGACCCCTCCACGCTGGCGGTGATCGGCCCGGTCTTCTCCGCCGAAACCCTGGCCGCCGGAACCACTCTCAACGATGCCGGGCTGCCGTTCCTGACACCATCGGCGGGCGGCTCGGCGCTGACCACGGCGGGCTGGCACGGCTTCCTCCGCGGCACGGCGAGCACCGATGTGCAGGCGTCCGCGCTGGGCGGCTATCTGACCACGACCGCACACTACGGCCGGGTGTGCGTGCTGTCGGACGGAACGGAATCCGGACTGTCACTGGCACAGGGCATTACATCCGCAGCGGGTGGGATTGTCGACCAGTCCTGTTCGGCCGCACTGCCGCCCGGCGCGGACCCCGCCGCCCTGATCGCTACGATCGCCGCCGCGGCCCCCGACGCCATCGTCTACGGCGGCTACGCGAGTGCCGCCGCCCCGATGCTGCTGAGCCTGCGCGCGGCGGGCATCACCGCGCCGTTCCTCGCCGGTGACGACGCCTTCGACCCGGCGTTCACCCACGCGGTCGGCGATGCGGGCAAGGGGTCGGTCCTGGCGTGCGCGTGCGCTCCCGTCACCGCCGGTTTCCGCGCCGACTATACGGCCGCGACCGGCGAATCCCCCGGCATCTACGCCGCGGAAGCCTACGATCTGACCGCGATCGTGCTGCGCGGCATCGCCTCCGGTCATACCACGCGCGCCGACCTGCTCACCTACCTGCGGGCCTACCGGGGAACCGGCATCGCCCACTCCTACGGCTGGACCGAGACGGGCGAACCAGCCGACCCTCGAATCTGGTTGTACCGGGCCGGATAG
- a CDS encoding bifunctional serine/threonine-protein kinase/ABC transporter substrate-binding protein, with protein MLRAGDVFAGYLIQRRLGSGGMGEVYLAKHPRLPRSVAVKLLNRDFVADDEIRGRFEREADLIARLDHPNIVSVLDRGVEDDRLWISMQYVDGADASTLTPATLPPEQAVHIVAEVAKALDYAHSVGVLHRDVKPANIMLAQHAPGYGERVLLADFGIARLLGATNNLTRTGSLTVTLAYASPEQLSGVTLDARSDQYSLACTLFWLLCGSTPFESAEPTAVITGHLHFPPPPVSARRAGLPATIDAVLIRALGKRPDDRFGSCTEFATAAGQALAFSAGTPDSAAAQANPAGEPPESAVTVGYPSGIPPTLSDPAAAHRNPVDQGRWRDPAAQPVVPQQGWMPPQPSGNSGPGYAIPGGPPPPASSPPSGPPHSSGSRAKWWLAAGAAAVVVVIAVTVGILRWGAKDSGSQDNAAAAGSAVSTVQPVPLISGIEPIGRLDAQGNLESSFGAGPYPAETTSATCTPQTIAIAGPLSGPNAPLGRNVLGGLRLAVDQFTKRNPDCSITVREFDTLGQPQTSAQVIPQIVNDPSVIALIGPVFSGETKANGKVLSDAGLPFLTPSATNATLSQQGWRTFFRGLASDDIQGPALGRYLAGSVGVTRACVISDDTEYGVGIAAAMTTELGTAALPSCSGTIPLGKDASDMVGKIAAAAPDAVYYGGYYSESAPILKQLRKAGVFAQFYSGDGSFDPEFVSGAGSDGSGTTLTCACGPAASGFDTDYRSLIGSAPGVYSVEAYDLATIVLGGIASGKTSRADLLAYLKGFDGVGLAGYYRWADNGEPAEPRVWLYQVS; from the coding sequence ATGTTGCGCGCTGGGGACGTCTTCGCCGGGTACCTCATTCAACGCCGGCTGGGCAGCGGCGGCATGGGGGAGGTGTATCTGGCCAAGCATCCGCGCCTGCCCCGCTCGGTGGCCGTGAAGTTGCTGAATCGGGATTTCGTGGCGGACGACGAGATCCGCGGGCGGTTCGAGCGCGAGGCGGATCTCATTGCCCGGCTGGACCATCCGAATATCGTGTCGGTGCTGGATCGGGGTGTCGAGGACGATCGGCTGTGGATCTCCATGCAGTACGTCGACGGCGCGGACGCTTCGACGCTCACCCCGGCCACCCTGCCGCCGGAACAGGCGGTGCACATCGTCGCCGAGGTGGCGAAGGCGCTCGACTACGCACATTCGGTAGGTGTCCTGCACCGCGATGTCAAACCCGCGAACATCATGCTGGCCCAGCACGCCCCCGGATACGGGGAACGAGTGCTGCTGGCCGACTTCGGCATAGCCCGCCTGCTGGGCGCGACCAACAATCTGACCCGCACCGGATCGCTCACCGTCACGCTGGCCTACGCCTCACCCGAGCAACTGTCGGGCGTGACCCTGGATGCCCGATCCGACCAGTATTCGCTGGCCTGCACCCTGTTCTGGCTGCTGTGCGGCTCGACCCCGTTCGAATCCGCCGAGCCCACCGCGGTGATCACCGGCCACCTGCACTTCCCGCCGCCACCGGTGAGCGCGCGCCGGGCGGGCTTGCCCGCGACCATCGACGCGGTGCTGATCCGCGCGCTCGGAAAACGACCCGACGACCGCTTCGGATCGTGCACCGAATTCGCCACGGCCGCCGGACAGGCACTCGCGTTCTCGGCGGGAACACCGGATTCCGCTGCCGCGCAGGCAAATCCGGCGGGTGAGCCGCCGGAGTCCGCGGTGACAGTGGGGTATCCCTCGGGGATCCCCCCTACCTTGTCGGATCCTGCCGCAGCACACCGGAATCCAGTGGACCAGGGAAGATGGCGGGATCCGGCGGCGCAACCGGTGGTACCGCAACAGGGTTGGATGCCCCCACAGCCCTCTGGGAATTCCGGGCCGGGGTACGCCATTCCGGGCGGCCCGCCGCCCCCGGCAAGCTCGCCGCCGTCCGGTCCGCCGCACTCGAGCGGAAGCCGCGCCAAGTGGTGGCTCGCGGCCGGTGCGGCCGCGGTGGTCGTGGTGATCGCCGTGACCGTAGGCATTCTGCGCTGGGGCGCAAAGGATTCCGGATCGCAGGACAATGCGGCCGCCGCGGGCTCTGCGGTGAGCACGGTGCAACCGGTGCCGCTGATCTCCGGCATCGAGCCGATCGGACGGCTCGACGCACAGGGCAATCTCGAATCCTCTTTCGGTGCAGGCCCCTACCCGGCCGAAACGACATCGGCGACCTGCACGCCGCAGACCATTGCGATCGCGGGCCCGCTGTCGGGCCCGAACGCGCCGCTGGGCCGCAATGTGCTCGGCGGGCTGCGGCTGGCGGTGGATCAGTTCACCAAGCGAAATCCGGACTGCTCGATCACCGTGCGGGAATTCGACACGCTGGGCCAGCCGCAGACGTCGGCGCAAGTGATACCACAGATCGTGAACGACCCGTCGGTGATCGCCCTGATCGGCCCGGTGTTCTCCGGTGAGACGAAGGCCAATGGCAAGGTCCTCAGTGATGCGGGCCTGCCGTTCCTGACGCCCTCCGCGACCAATGCGACACTCTCCCAACAGGGTTGGCGCACCTTCTTCCGCGGGCTGGCGAGCGATGACATCCAGGGTCCGGCGCTGGGCCGCTATCTGGCCGGCAGCGTTGGTGTCACTCGCGCGTGCGTCATCTCGGACGACACCGAATACGGTGTCGGTATTGCCGCGGCCATGACTACCGAGCTGGGAACCGCTGCGCTGCCGTCTTGTTCCGGCACCATTCCACTGGGCAAGGACGCGAGCGACATGGTCGGCAAGATTGCGGCGGCGGCGCCGGACGCGGTGTATTACGGCGGCTACTACTCCGAATCCGCGCCGATTCTGAAGCAGTTGCGCAAGGCGGGGGTGTTCGCCCAGTTCTACTCCGGCGACGGCAGTTTCGATCCGGAGTTCGTCAGTGGTGCGGGTTCCGACGGGTCCGGCACCACGCTCACGTGTGCGTGCGGCCCGGCCGCGTCCGGCTTCGACACCGATTACCGGTCGCTGATCGGATCGGCGCCCGGCGTGTACTCCGTGGAGGCGTACGACCTCGCCACGATCGTGCTGGGCGGCATCGCATCCGGTAAGACCTCGCGCGCCGACCTGCTCGCCTACCTGAAGGGTTTCGATGGCGTGGGTCTGGCCGGTTATTACCGCTGGGCCGACAACGGTGAACCGGCCGAACCGCGCGTGTGGCTGTATCAGGTGAGCTGA
- a CDS encoding TetR/AcrR family transcriptional regulator has product MHTPDRAPLPKSMELLWDHTGTGSRGPKRGLSLDQIVQAAITVADAEGYAALSMARVAKELGFTTMSLYRYVDSKDTLVDLLLDRAIGEPPAIPREAGWRTGLEAWAWAEHRAIRAHPWWLDIPMNSPPLGPNNMAWLEAGMSTLAAVPVAEPLKLQLLLNLSLSVIGRTRFLRDMVSRSHEIDYQEMLLRVVDPTRYPAVHSAISHRAFDSDDIDWDEADFAFFLDRLLDGYEVFIGGTAGA; this is encoded by the coding sequence ATGCACACGCCCGACCGGGCCCCACTCCCCAAGTCCATGGAACTGCTGTGGGACCACACCGGCACGGGCAGCCGCGGGCCCAAACGCGGCCTGTCGCTGGATCAGATCGTCCAGGCCGCCATTACCGTCGCCGACGCCGAGGGCTACGCCGCGCTCTCCATGGCCCGCGTCGCCAAAGAACTCGGCTTCACCACCATGTCCCTCTACCGCTACGTCGACAGCAAGGACACACTCGTCGATCTGCTACTGGATCGCGCCATCGGCGAACCACCGGCAATCCCCCGCGAGGCGGGCTGGCGGACCGGCCTGGAAGCCTGGGCCTGGGCCGAACACCGGGCGATCCGAGCCCACCCGTGGTGGCTCGACATCCCCATGAACTCACCCCCGCTGGGCCCCAACAATATGGCCTGGCTGGAAGCCGGCATGTCCACACTGGCCGCCGTACCCGTCGCCGAGCCATTGAAACTCCAACTCCTGCTGAATCTTTCGCTGTCCGTCATCGGCCGCACCCGCTTCCTCCGCGACATGGTCAGCAGATCCCACGAGATCGACTATCAGGAGATGCTCCTGCGGGTGGTCGACCCCACCCGCTACCCCGCCGTCCACAGCGCCATCTCCCACCGCGCCTTCGACAGCGACGACATCGACTGGGACGAAGCCGATTTCGCCTTCTTCCTGGACCGGCTCCTGGACGGCTACGAAGTCTTCATCGGGGGCACAGCCGGGGCCTGA